Proteins encoded together in one Riemerella anatipestifer window:
- a CDS encoding pyruvate dehydrogenase complex E1 component subunit beta, whose product MKEYTFREVIAQAMSEEMRKDESIYLIGEEVAEYNGAYKASKGMLDEFGPKRVIDAPIAEGGFAGISVGAAMNGNRPIVEFMTFNFSLVAIDQIISNAAKMYQMSGGQWNIPIVFRGPTGSAGQLGATHSQAFESWYANCPGLKVVVPSNPYDAKGLLKTAIQDNDPVIFMESEQMYGDKMEIPEEEYYIPIGKADIKKEGKDVTLVSFGKIMKLALQAAEELEKEGISVEVIDLRTVRPLDYDTVLASVKKTNRLVVLEEAWPFGSVASEITYMVQQKAFDYLDAPIKRITTPDAPAPYSAALFAEWFPKLEKVKEEIKKALYIKN is encoded by the coding sequence ATGAAAGAATATACATTTAGAGAAGTCATCGCACAAGCTATGAGCGAGGAGATGCGTAAAGATGAATCTATCTACCTTATAGGAGAAGAAGTAGCAGAATACAACGGAGCTTATAAAGCATCTAAAGGAATGCTAGATGAGTTTGGTCCTAAAAGAGTAATAGATGCACCTATTGCAGAAGGTGGTTTTGCGGGGATTTCTGTGGGTGCAGCGATGAATGGTAACCGCCCTATTGTAGAATTTATGACTTTCAATTTCTCTTTAGTAGCTATAGACCAAATCATTAGTAACGCTGCTAAAATGTATCAAATGAGTGGTGGACAATGGAATATACCAATCGTGTTTAGAGGTCCTACAGGTTCTGCGGGACAGCTAGGAGCTACACACTCACAAGCATTTGAAAGCTGGTATGCTAACTGCCCTGGTCTAAAGGTGGTAGTACCATCTAACCCTTATGATGCTAAAGGATTACTTAAAACCGCTATACAAGATAACGACCCTGTAATTTTTATGGAGTCTGAACAAATGTATGGTGATAAAATGGAGATTCCAGAGGAAGAATACTATATTCCAATAGGTAAAGCTGACATTAAAAAAGAAGGTAAAGATGTTACTTTAGTTTCTTTCGGTAAAATTATGAAATTGGCTTTACAAGCAGCTGAAGAACTAGAAAAAGAAGGTATTTCTGTAGAAGTGATAGACTTAAGAACGGTTCGTCCTTTAGATTATGATACTGTTTTAGCATCCGTTAAAAAGACCAATCGTTTGGTAGTACTAGAAGAGGCTTGGCCATTTGGTTCAGTAGCTTCAGAAATCACTTATATGGTTCAGCAAAAAGCGTTTGACTACCTGGATGCTCCTATCAAGAGAATTACAACTCCTGATGCTCCTGCACCATATTCGGCAGCGTTATTCGCGGAGTGGTTCCCTAAATTAGAAAAAGTAAAAGAGGAAATTAAAAAGGCTCTTTACATTAAGAACTAA
- a CDS encoding zinc ribbon domain-containing protein YjdM, producing MSEVVLCPKCGSEFTYPQDDLMVCSQCFHEWNPAEVSASDGEKILDSNGNELQDGDTVVVIKDLPVKGAPKPVKAGTKVKNIRLNYDSDHNISCKIDGFGAMGLKSEFVRKA from the coding sequence ATGAGTGAAGTAGTTTTATGTCCTAAATGTGGTTCAGAGTTTACTTATCCACAAGATGATTTAATGGTGTGTTCACAATGTTTTCACGAGTGGAATCCAGCGGAGGTTTCTGCTTCTGATGGAGAGAAAATATTAGATTCTAATGGTAATGAGTTGCAAGATGGTGATACTGTGGTAGTAATAAAAGACTTACCAGTAAAAGGAGCACCAAAACCAGTAAAGGCGGGGACTAAGGTGAAGAATATTAGACTAAATTATGATAGCGATCATAACATCAGTTGTAAAATAGACGGATTTGGAGCTATGGGCTTAAAGTCAGAGTTTGTAAGAAAGGCTTAA